Proteins encoded by one window of Vitis riparia cultivar Riparia Gloire de Montpellier isolate 1030 chromosome 11, EGFV_Vit.rip_1.0, whole genome shotgun sequence:
- the LOC117924702 gene encoding auxin efflux carrier component 2, translated as MIRGKDIYDVLAAIVPLYVAMILAYGSVRWWKIFTPEQCAGINRFVAVFAVPLLSFHFISLNDIYNMNYKFIAADSLQKIVILSALFLWQAFAKNGSLEWMITLFSLSTLPNTLVMGIPLLKAMYGDFSASLMVQIVVLQSVIWYTLMLFMFEYRGAKLLITEQFPETAGSITSFRVESDVMSLNGREPLETDAEIGDDGKLHVVVRRSSSSSVISSAYKKSHGLNSISITPRASNLTGVEIYSIQSSREPTPRASSFNQTDFYAMFASKTASPRHGSIGGVGAGGGADVFSLQSSKGPTPRTSNFEEEMLKVGKKRGGRSMSGELFHGGLLSSYPPPNPMFSGSTSGGPKKKESGGGGAMPNKELHMFVWSSSASPVSEGNLRHAVNRAGSADFGVVDSSKAVLQQEIAASRGMLDFNDTVSPRVNGDREADMEDGSIRTQAAGTPYSGQKKADMQAKKQQMPPTSVMTRLIMIMVWRKLIRNPNTYASLIGLIWSLVSFRWNIKMPTIVSGSISILSDAGLGMAMFSLGLFMALQPKMIACGKTVATFSMAVRFLTGPAVIAATSIAIGMRGVLLHVAIVQAALPQGIVPFVFAKEYNVHADILSTAVIFGMLVALPITIIYYVLLGL; from the exons ATGATCAGAGGGAAGGATATTTACGATGTTCTTGCGGCCATTGTGCCACTCTACGTTGCCATGATTCTGGCCTACGGCTCAGTCCGGTGGTGGAAGATCTTCACCCCAGAGCAGTGCGCCGGAATCAATCGATTTGTGGCGGTTTTCGCCGTTCCGTTGCTGTCTTTCCATTTCATATCATTGAATGACATATACAATATGAATTACAAGTTTATAGCAGCAGACTCCCTTCAAAAGATAGTGATCCTATCTGCGCTGTTTCTGTGGCAAGCCTTTGCAAAAAATGGCAGCCTGGAGTGGATGATCACTCTCTTCTCACTCTCCACTCTCCCCAATACTCTCGTGATGGGGATCCCTCTCTTGAAGGCCATGTACGGGGATTTTTCTGCGAGTCTGATGGTTCAGATTGTGGTGTTGCAGAGTGTGATTTGGTATACTCTCATGCTGTTCATGTTCGAATATAGAGGCGCTAAGCTCCTCATCACTGAGCAGTTCCCTGAGACGGCAGGCTCCATCACATCTTTCCGAGTTGAATCTGATGTAATGTCCCTGAACGGGCGCGAGCCTCTGGAGACGGACGCCGAGATTGGTGATGACGGGAAGCTCCATGTGGTTGTGAGGCgatcttcttcctcttctgtCATCTCTTCGGCTTACAAGAAGTCCCATGGCCTGAATTCCATTTCCATCACTCCGCGAGCCTCTAATTTAACTGGTGTGGAGATCTACTCCATCCAGTCTTCTCGTGAGCCGACGCCCAGGGCCTCCAGCTTCAACCAGACTGACTTTTACGCCATGTTTGCTAGCAAGACCGCAAGCCCCAGACATGGAAGCATCGGCGGTGTTGGCGCTGGGGGCGGGGCTGATGTCTTTTCGCTGCAGTCCTCAAAAGGGCCTACTCCAAGGACTTCAAATTTTGAAGAGGAGATGTTGAAGGTTGGGAAGAAGAGAGGAGGGAGGAGTATGAGCGGAGAGCTCTTTCATGGCGGTTTGCTTTCTTCATACCCTCCTCCAAATCCTATGTTTTCAGGGTCTACAAGTGGAGGtccaaagaagaaagagagCGGAGGAGGTGGTGCAATGCCTAATAAGGAGCTTCACATGTTTGTTTGGAGCTCGAGCGCATCTCCGGTCTCTGAAGGAAACCTAAGACATGCAGTTAACCGAGCTGGATCGGCTGATTTCGGCGTCGTTGATTCATCTAAGGCGGTTCTCCAACAAGAGATCGCGGCTTCAAGAG GAATGCTTGATTTCAATGACACTGTAAGTCCTAGAGTGAACGGAGATAGAGAAGCGGACATGGAGGACGGATCGATCAGGACTCAGGCAGCCGGCACTCCATACTCAGGGCAGAAGAAGGCGGACATGCAAGCCAAAAAGCAGCAGATGCCTCCAACAAGCGTCATGACTAGGCTCATAATGATCATGGTATGGAGGAAACTAATCAGAAATCCCAACACATATGCCAGTCTTATAGGCTTAATATGGTCTCTGGTATCATTCAG GTGGAACATCAAAATGCCAACAATTGTGAGTGGATCGATATCGATATTATCTGATGCAGGTCTTGGAATGGCTATGTTCAGTCTAG GTTTGTTCATGGCTTTACAACCAAAGATGATAGCTTGTGGGAAAACTGTGGCTACCTTTTCAATGGCTGTCAGATTCTTGACAGGCCCAGCTGTAATTGCTGCCACCTCTATTGCCATCGGTATGCGAGGAGTTCTTCTACATGTCGCAATTGTTCAG GCAGCTCTCCCCCAAGGGATTGTCCCCTTTGTGTTTGCAAAGGAGTACAATGTTCATGCAGACATACTTAGCACTGC GGTTATTTTTGGGATGCTGGTAGCCTTGCCAATAACAATAATCTATTATGTGCTTCTTGGGCTCTAA